One part of the Nymphaea colorata isolate Beijing-Zhang1983 chromosome 8, ASM883128v2, whole genome shotgun sequence genome encodes these proteins:
- the LOC116259289 gene encoding synaptonemal complex protein ZEP1-like — protein sequence MQSTSSPTLKPLDQLRSLNATPRSFKIPFQTSSDGMSGKSLVNLKITADKMDKGQASARSELDMASLRLKKLTERILVLEAKLQSVNNENARLKVKHGDDSKLWTSLESKLCLSKSLFDQLTETLQRLAQQVEEAERDKKSFENKLAASSVAFEDLNIKLNSLTLKLECAERNIANGKNELTRLKAEKDDIEKSQAVERVRIDMLIAGKDAAVQQLDLALNEQKMELETLDCQLQDAKTVLRLKEDLCASLAEKLSQAEKDKAEIQCRCENFEKKWDNLIVEMKSLEDEIYRLTNMLVQLDTSSLTTSKNILQLTSSWENYDKLIQQEKLLLAKTAKLKFDLLHARFLEVTSENGVFQSEVEVLKNQVIELRRDLDALTLQCKEEREIAEDKVQKSQLELERFRLKETELMDTIAELEEKVSQSSKAMSKFEDQKQELKMQILSLESLNRDIQEKAEVLLQGKKDEIEALHEDIEKNCKRVESLEIQISLLHVQLDEKEKAELNLKEKEKELVEKIVQVQSSHSAVECSLAEAKKQYEMMLEAKQLELMRHLKEISQRNDQEINDIRRKYELEKREVIKLEKEKANNILTEAEKRHEEALKQLREKELEHLQQVQDEHDALVKKIQFEYCSRELGVREKHDEEKKGLEIHWENELREKTMSLRREHEAQMKIMVHEHQDELRKVQEELELQKSKEEKQKALLQLQWKVMDDNRQDDPEGNSKKAFSASSIKMLDTDVGKRDRSIILENEIMNSGIPGVVGFPAKDLLKGVEGRKPSGSNGVPKHDKKVIGHEHEVKTANGRMITKRRKTRNTVMIGNHLSHKKINMDKSIISKHQQIRKGKGNQGTQVHPSGIGDLFKESSLDPYAFD from the exons ATGCAAAGTACAAGTTCTCCAACTCTGAAGCCTCTGGATCAACTCAGATCACTCAATGCAACTCCAAGAAGCTTCAAGATTCCATTCCAGACGTCTTCCGATGGCATGTCGGGGAAAAGTTTGGTCAATCTAAAGATTACTGCAG ATAAAATGGATAAGGGCCAAGCTTCTGCCCGATCAGAACTCGACATGGCC AGTCTGAGACTGAAGAAATTGACAGAGCGAATTCTTGTCCTTGAAGCAAAGTTACAAAGCGTAAACAATGAAAATGCAAGGCTGAAAGTAAAACATGGCGACGATTCAAAGTTATGGACTAGCTTGGAATCAAAATTATGTTTAAGTAAGTCATTGTTTGATCAACTGACAGAGACTCTGCAGCGACTTGCTCAGCAGGTCGAAGAAG CTGAAAGAGACAAGAAGTCCTTCGAGAATAAATTGGCAGCCAGTTCGGTTGCATTTGAAGATTTAAACATAAAGCTGAATTCATTAACCTTGAAGCTAGAATGTGCAGAAAGAAATATTGCGAATG GGAAAAATGAGTTGACCAGATTAAAAGCTGAGAAGGACGACATCGAGAAAAGCCAAGCTGTTGAGCGTGTCAGGATTGATATGCTTATTGCCGGAAAAG ATGCTGCTGTCCAGCAACTTGACCTTGCTCTTAATGAGCAGAAGATGGAATTGGAGACACTTGATTGCCAGCTACAGGATGCAAAGACAGTTCTGCGCTTAAAAGAGGACCTATGTGCCAGTTTAGCAGAAAAACTTTCGCAAGCAGAGAAAGATAAGGCTGAGATCCAGTGtagatgtgaaaattttgagaaaaaatgggACAACCTAATTGTTGAAATGAAAAGTTTGGAAGATGAGATTTATCGTTTGACAAACATGTTGGTTCAACTTGACACATCTAGCTTGACAACCTCAAAGAATATCCTTCAGCTTACTTCTTCTTGGGAGAATTACGATAAGTTGATACAACAAGAAAAGCTTCTCCTAGCCAAAACTGCAAAGCTTAAATTTGATCTTCTACATGCCCGTTTCCTTGAGGTTACATCTGAAAATGGAGTTTTCCAGTCAGAAGTTGAAG ttttaaagaATCAGGTAATAGAGCTTCGCAGGGACCTAGATGCTCTAACTTTGCAATGCAAGGAGGAACGTGAAATTGCAGAGGATAAAGTTCAGAAATCTCAACTTGAATTGGAGCGCTTCAGATTAAAGGAGACTGAATTGATGGACACAATTGCTGAGCTAGAAGAGAAAGTATCGCAGTCATCAAAAGCCATGAGTAAATTTGAAGATCAAAAG CAAGAGCTAAAGATGCAAATCTTGAGTTTGGAATCGCTCAACCGAGACATACAAGAAAAAGCAGAGGTTCTGTTGCAggggaaaaaagatgaaattgaAGCTCTTCATGAAGATATTGAGAAGAATTGCAAGCGTGTGGAATCATTGGAGATCCAAATCAGCCTCCTCCATGTTCAActggatgaaaaggaaaaggctGAATTGAATcttaaagaaaaggagaaggaattGGTTGAGAAAATTGTGCAG GTGCAGTCGTCACATAGTGCTGTTGAGTGCTCTCTTGCTGAAGCAAAAAAGCAGTATGAGATGATGCTGGAAGCTAAACAGTTGGAGTTAATGAGGCACTTAAAGGAGATTTCTCAAAGAAACGATCAG GAAATTAATGACATCCGGAGGAAATATGAGCTGGAGAAACGGGAAGTCATCAagttggagaaagaaaag GCGAACAATATTTTGACTGAAGCTGAAAAAAGACATGAAGAAGCACTGAAGCAACTCCGGGAAAAGGAGCTCGAGCATCTTCAGCAGGTTCAGGATGAGCATGATGCTTTG GTAAAGAAAATTCAGTTTGAGTACTGTAGCAGGGAGCTTGGCGTCAGAGAAAAgcatgatgaagaaaaaaaaggactaGAAATTCATTGGGAAAACGAATTAAGGGAG AAAACTATGTCACTGAGGAGAGAACATGAAGCTCAAATGAAAATCATGGTGCATGAACACCAAGATGAACTAAGAAAAGTTCAGGAGGAATTAGAACTTCAGAAATCAAAG gaagaaaagcaaaaagccCTGTTGCAGTTGCAGTGGAAGGTAATGGATGATAATCGACAAGATGACCCTGAAGGGAATTCAAAGAAG GCATTTTCTGCTTCGTCTATAAAGATGCTTGACACAGACGTTGGTAAAAGGGATCGGTCTATTATATTGGAGAACGAGATAATG AATTCAGGAATACCAGGGGTTGTTGGATTTCCTGCAAAAGATCTACTAAAAGGAGTAGAAGGCAGGAAACCCAGTGGTTCGAATGGTGTTCCGAAACACGACAAGAAG GTCATAGGGCATGAGCATGAAGTTAAAACTGCTAATGGAAGAATGATCACAAAGCGCAGGAAGACAAGGAATACTGTGATGATTGGG AATCATTTAAGCCACAAGAAGATCAACATGGACAAGTCCATTATCAGTAAACATCAACAAATCAGAAAAGGGAAG GGAAATCAGGGAACCCAGGTACACCCTTCAGGCATTGGTGACTTGTTCAAAGAGAGCTCTTTGGATCCTTATGCATTTGACTAG